CTTGAAGGGTGAAGCCTACGTGTCCGTGAACAAGGGCCTGGTGACTCGTTCCAGCGCCGTGATTCCGATTATCCCGCTGTATCTTTCGGTGCTCTTCAAGGTGATGAAGGAACAGGGAACACATGAAGGCTGCATCGAACAGATGGAACGCCTGATGAACGAACGCCTTTATACGGGCTGCGCCGTTCCTACTGATGAAAATAACCTGATCCGCATTGACGATTGGGAATTGGACCCGAAGGTGCAAGAAGAAGTGAACAAGCGCATGGCGACCATCACGCAAGAAAACTTGGCGCAGGTGGGCGACCTCGAAGGCTACCGCCACGACTTCTTGGCCACGAACGGCTTTGATATTGAAGGCGTGGATTACAGCGCCGACGTGAAGAGCGTCGAGACGATTTAACTAGAGTCTTATGTTGTGAAGCTAAAAAGGCGCGGGTAAAACCGCGTCTTTTTTTTATATTTGGGGCATGTATATTATTGTTGGTCTCGGGAATCCTGGTACTCAGTATTCTAACACACATCACAACGCCGGTTTTATGGCGGTCGAAAAACTTGCTGATTCGAGCAAGGACTGGAAAAGCGAACATAAGGCGCTCACCATGAAGGTGAACATCGCGGGCGAGGAATGCCTGCTCGCTAAGCCGCAGACGTACATGAACCTCTCGGGCGAGGCCGTGCAGGCCTTGATGACATGGTACAAGGTGAAAACGGACCACCTGCTCGTCTTTAGCGACGACATTAATTTGGATGTAGGTCGTATCCGTTGCCGCAAGGACGGTAGTCACGGCGGTCAAAACGGGCTCCGCAATATCATTGAGCATGTGGGCGACAAGTTCCCGCGAATCCGCTTTGGCGTGGGAAAGTGCCCGCCCAAGTATGACCTTTCCAACTGGGTGCTGGCGAAATTCCCGCCCGAAGACCGCCCGGCCTTTGACGAGGCGATCGCCAAGGTCCCCGCACTCGTGGAATGCTACTTCAAGTTCGGCATCGAAAAGTGCATGGAACGCTATAACGGGAAGTAAAAACCGACTTTTTACAATATTTCTAGCGGTATAGAGCTAGGATTTGCGCGTGAAAATTACTATATTCTATGCGCAAAAGAGGTACTTTATGAAACTTTTGCCAGAAGCTTTGACGTTTGACGACGTCCTCCTTGTTCCCGCTGAATCTTCTGTTCTTCCGGCTCAGACCGATGTGAGCACTCAGCTCGCTCCGAATATCAAGCTGAACATTCCTATTATCAGTGCCGCTATGGATACCGTGACGACGGCTCCGCTCGCCATTTCTTTGGCTTTGCAGGGTGGTCTCGGCATTATCCACAAGAACATGAGCATCGAAGACCAGGCCGAAGAAGTCCGCAAGGTCAAGCGTTGGCAGTCCGGTATTGTGACCAATCCGGTGACCCTCGACGCCGACGAACCTGTGTCTGCTGCTTTTGAACTCCGCGCCCGTAACAAGGTGAGCGGTTTCCCGATTCTTTCCAAGGGTAAGCTCGTCGGTATGC
This genomic window from Fibrobacter sp. UWB5 contains:
- the pth gene encoding aminoacyl-tRNA hydrolase, with product MYIIVGLGNPGTQYSNTHHNAGFMAVEKLADSSKDWKSEHKALTMKVNIAGEECLLAKPQTYMNLSGEAVQALMTWYKVKTDHLLVFSDDINLDVGRIRCRKDGSHGGQNGLRNIIEHVGDKFPRIRFGVGKCPPKYDLSNWVLAKFPPEDRPAFDEAIAKVPALVECYFKFGIEKCMERYNGK